The proteins below come from a single Sorghum bicolor cultivar BTx623 chromosome 4, Sorghum_bicolor_NCBIv3, whole genome shotgun sequence genomic window:
- the LOC8081976 gene encoding probable steroid-binding protein 3 translates to MATELTAAQLRAYDGTDPSKPIYVSIRGKVYDVTSGRGFYGPGGSYAVFAGREASRALGKMSKDEADVSGDLSGLTDKELGVLADWETKFQAKYPVVARLADA, encoded by the coding sequence ATGGCGACGGAGCTGACGGCGGCGCAGCTGCGGGCGTACGACGGCACCGACCCGTCCAAGCCCATCTACGTCTCCATCCGAGGCAAGGTCTACGACGTCACCTCCGGCCGCGGATTCTACGGCCCCGGCGGCTCCTACGCCGTCTTCGCGGGCCGCGAGGCCAGCCGCGCCCTCGGCAAGATGTCCAAGGACGAGGCCGACGTCTCAGGGGACCTCTCCGGGCTCACCGACAAGGAGCTCGGCGTCCTCGCCGACTGGGAGACCAAGTTCCAGGCCAAGTACCCCGTCGTCGCCCGCCTCGCCGACGCCTGA